Proteins encoded together in one Bacteroidota bacterium window:
- a CDS encoding protein kinase, with product MIGRTISHYKILEKLGEGGMGVVYKAEDLKLERPVALKFLPGNLLSSAQDKARFVQEAKSASALNHPNVATVYEIDEADGQMFIAMEFVDGTTLREKMAGISLKQAVDIGVQIADGLAAAHEKGIVHRDIKPENIMVRKDGLCQIMDFGLAKLRGTRSKISRLTKEGSTIGTAGYMSPEQVQGQDVDHRSDIFSLGVVLYELFTGELPFKGVHETALLYEIVNVDPAPMSAVKPEIEASLDGIVLECLAKEPSERYQSVAEVAKELRRFKRESTRARATRTIATRQFTHPAGQPAVNQAPESSPASRPGNRWLWPAISVLLAGVAVFIALNPLRHEAVTARAVMHLSIQFPPDAPLVGASTGLALSPDGTFLAYLGGSISGAQIYLRRMDQSTVQAIRGTEGANDPCFSPDGQWIAFSAGGIIKKVSVFGGAPEEICATQGIPRGIWWGADNSILFGHISRGVFRVSPKGGTPEPVTALDSAAGEVSHRFPQLLPDGKSVLFTIKNNNIVTFDEAVIAVQRLGTGERKILVHGGTFARYLPSGHLTYLRGSTLFAVPFDLDRLEVTGPPQPVVEGGWLNRGSGDANLAFSNTGTLVVAPAGPLSYENISIAWMDRTGAMQPLLDTLRSYNAAILSPDGEKLALGINAANDDIWIYQINRGTLTRLTFAGGNNDIPVWSSDGKYVVYQSEKGKSPNIFRKAWDGSGVEERLTQSPDAQLPSSCTPDGKAMIFGQNSDLWMLPLDNDRKPVPLLQSAAHEFGGIVSPDGRWMAYSSDESGKFEINVVPFPARDGKWQISTGGGTNPIWSRNGRELFYVNGTSLMAVKVSSQSTFDYSVPQKICEIPATAQVNDISPDGLRFVVLSTKSLQFTMPQVDVVVDWFQELKGKFASTKN from the coding sequence GACGGCCAGATGTTCATTGCGATGGAGTTCGTCGACGGGACGACACTGAGGGAGAAGATGGCGGGCATTTCGCTGAAGCAGGCGGTCGATATTGGCGTTCAGATTGCCGACGGGCTTGCGGCCGCTCATGAAAAGGGGATTGTCCACCGGGATATCAAACCTGAAAATATCATGGTCCGGAAGGACGGTCTCTGCCAGATCATGGATTTCGGCCTCGCGAAGTTGCGGGGAACCAGGAGCAAGATCAGCCGTCTCACAAAAGAGGGAAGCACGATCGGGACTGCGGGCTATATGTCGCCCGAGCAGGTGCAGGGGCAGGATGTCGATCACCGGAGCGATATTTTCTCGCTCGGCGTGGTTCTCTACGAACTTTTTACAGGCGAGCTCCCGTTCAAAGGGGTCCATGAGACCGCCCTCCTCTATGAGATTGTGAACGTGGACCCCGCTCCGATGTCGGCGGTCAAACCCGAGATCGAAGCGAGCCTTGACGGGATCGTCCTCGAGTGTCTTGCGAAGGAACCGTCGGAACGGTACCAGTCGGTCGCGGAAGTTGCGAAGGAGCTCCGCCGTTTCAAGCGGGAATCAACGAGGGCGCGTGCGACACGCACGATCGCCACCCGCCAGTTCACGCACCCGGCGGGTCAGCCCGCGGTAAACCAAGCCCCGGAGTCGAGCCCGGCAAGCCGCCCTGGGAACCGGTGGTTGTGGCCGGCAATTTCCGTCCTCCTGGCGGGAGTAGCGGTGTTCATCGCGTTGAATCCCTTGCGACATGAAGCCGTGACTGCCCGTGCGGTGATGCATCTTTCCATCCAGTTTCCTCCCGATGCGCCGCTCGTGGGGGCCAGCACCGGACTCGCACTCTCGCCGGACGGCACATTCCTTGCCTACCTTGGAGGATCGATTAGTGGAGCCCAGATTTATCTGCGCCGGATGGATCAATCGACGGTTCAGGCGATTCGCGGCACCGAAGGCGCCAATGACCCGTGTTTTTCGCCCGATGGCCAATGGATCGCATTCTCGGCCGGCGGAATAATCAAGAAGGTATCGGTGTTCGGCGGAGCTCCCGAGGAGATTTGCGCCACGCAAGGAATTCCCCGCGGCATCTGGTGGGGTGCCGATAATTCCATTCTCTTCGGGCACATCAGCCGGGGTGTGTTTCGCGTTTCCCCGAAGGGGGGAACGCCCGAACCTGTGACCGCTCTCGACTCTGCCGCGGGCGAGGTCAGTCACCGGTTTCCACAACTTCTCCCGGACGGGAAAAGCGTCCTCTTCACGATCAAGAATAATAACATCGTCACATTCGATGAAGCCGTGATCGCCGTTCAGCGGCTCGGCACCGGCGAGCGCAAGATTCTGGTTCACGGGGGAACGTTTGCGCGCTATCTTCCGAGCGGTCATCTGACATACCTTCGGGGGAGTACGCTCTTTGCGGTCCCGTTCGATCTCGACCGTCTGGAGGTGACAGGTCCTCCGCAGCCGGTCGTGGAGGGGGGCTGGCTCAACAGGGGTTCAGGAGACGCGAACCTGGCTTTTTCGAATACGGGGACCCTGGTGGTCGCACCCGCGGGTCCCCTTTCGTATGAGAACATTTCGATCGCGTGGATGGATCGAACCGGAGCGATGCAGCCGCTTCTTGACACGCTTCGCTCATATAATGCGGCGATACTCTCTCCCGACGGTGAGAAACTTGCTCTCGGCATCAATGCCGCAAATGACGATATCTGGATTTATCAGATAAATCGCGGAACTCTTACCCGGCTCACGTTCGCCGGGGGCAACAACGACATTCCCGTCTGGTCGTCGGACGGCAAGTACGTTGTGTACCAGTCCGAGAAGGGGAAGTCCCCGAACATCTTTAGAAAGGCCTGGGACGGAAGCGGAGTCGAAGAGCGTCTGACGCAGAGCCCTGACGCACAACTGCCGTCTTCGTGTACCCCCGACGGGAAGGCCATGATCTTCGGGCAGAACAGCGATCTCTGGATGCTTCCTCTCGACAACGACCGGAAACCGGTTCCTCTCCTCCAATCAGCCGCACATGAGTTCGGCGGCATCGTCTCGCCCGACGGCCGCTGGATGGCGTACTCGTCGGACGAATCGGGTAAATTTGAAATAAATGTTGTTCCGTTCCCGGCGAGGGACGGGAAATGGCAGATCTCGACTGGAGGGGGAACGAACCCCATCTGGTCGCGAAACGGCAGGGAATTGTTCTACGTAAACGGAACATCGCTGATGGCGGTCAAGGTCTCGTCCCAATCGACATTTGACTACTCCGTACCGCAAAAAATCTGTGAGATTCCCGCCACGGCCCAGGTTAACGACATCTCTCCCGATGGACTGCGCTTTGTCGTTCTCTCGACAAAGTCTCTTCAGTTCACGATGCCGCAGGTAGACGTGGTGGTCGATTGGTTTCAGGAATTGAAGGGCAAGTTCGCGTCAACCAAGAACTGA